A genomic stretch from Theropithecus gelada isolate Dixy chromosome 2, Tgel_1.0, whole genome shotgun sequence includes:
- the MKRN2OS gene encoding MKRN2 opposite strand protein, translating into MHCAEAGKALIKFNHCEKYIYSFSVPQCCPLCQQDLGWRKLEDAPVSIANPFTNGHQEKCSFHLRPTQGTFLREYDGRSDLHVGITNTNGVVYNYSAHGVQRDGAGWEQSISIPLLQPHMYGMMEQWDKYLEDFSTSGTWLPHRYEDDHHNCYTYTLTFINCVLMAEGRQQLDKSEFTEKYVVPRTRLASKFITLYRAIREHGFYVTDCPQHEAQPPEGGGLC; encoded by the exons ATGCACTGCgcagaggctgggaaggcttTAATTAAATTCAACCACTGTGAGAAATACATCTACAGCTTCAGTGTGCCCCAGTGCTGCCCTCTCTGCCAGCAGGACCTGGGCTGGAGGAAGCTGGAGGACGCACCTGTTAGCATCGCTAATCCATTTACTAATGGACATCAAGAAAAATGTTCATTCCACCTCAGACCAACTCAGGGAACATTTCTTAG GGAGTATGATGGAAGGTCTGATCTTCATGTTGGAATAACTAACACAAATG ggGTTGTGTATAACTACAGTGCACATGGTGTCCAGCGAGATGGAGCAGGGTGGGAACAGAGCATAAGCATCCCATTACTGCAGCCCCACATGTATGGAATGATGGAGCAATGGGACAAGTACCTGGAAGACTTCTCCACCTCGGGGACCTGGCTGCCTCACAG GTATGAAGACGACCACCACAACTGCTACACTTACACACTCACGTTCATTAACTGCGTTCTGATGGCAGAAGGTAGACAGCAACTGGACAAGAGTGAATTTACGGAGAAGTACGTAGTCCCACGGACAAGGCTGGCATCCAAGTTCATCACACTCTACCGGGCGATACGGGAGCATGGCTTCTATGTCACTGACTGTCCCCAGCACGAGGCACAACCCCCTGAAGGTGGTGGTTTGTGCTGA